Genomic segment of Geitlerinema sp. PCC 9228:
GGCTAAAGCCGCACGGGGAGCTTTTCCTCCCGGCTGGGAAAGAGGCAGGGCTTTCAAGCTCCCGTCTTTTTTTCGTAAAGAATCAGTTTGGCTAAGCGTCATGGTTTGGCTTTGGTTCTGCCTTGTCTATCCTGTTGCGTTGTGTTCAGCAAACTTCTTCCGACTGGCGCACCGCTAAACTGGTTGGTTACAGGTTCATTATGACTTTGTCCACCTGCTTCTACTCAAGGTTTTTGACATTTGATTACAAATCGTTATTTTTGGTAAGATAACAGCAGTTTAATAATATTTTTAGGTTTTTGGGAGCATTTGGCCTGGCTGGAGTGGGAAAATTCCTTAATTCCAGCAGCTCCCGAAATTCCACAGCGCGATCGCGAAGCGTCTGGTACGGAGAATCGCTGGCGTTGCTGGCGTCGCCCTCTTATTCCTTGTTCTGTGTTAGCTGCGAGAAACCCTTGTCCCCACACTTTGCCATCTGTATGTTTTTACCTTCCGATGCGCTCGCTGCCGAAATTGATGACAGGTTAGGCGGCGAACGATACGCTATTGAGCGGTTTTCTACGGAGACGGAATTTCTGAACTTTGTGGAACACCACAAACACTACATCGATTGTTTGATCTTACAGTTTACCTCTTCGCTGCCTTTGGTCGTGCAGCACTTGCGCGATCGCGCCACCTTTTTACCCGCTGTGGTGCTAGCTACCATGCCTACCCCCCTACACGATACAGAGGGCACGCAATTGGAAAACTTATCCGAATCCCTGTCGGCAACCACCCATCAAATGCCTCCCCTATCCACCTCCAACGCTTTTCCCTATACGGTTTACCACAATGCGGAAGTGGTGGTGGCCGCCGAAGAACTGGATTTGTTAGAAGCTGGGATGGAAAACGCGATCGCACAATTTCTCAAACGCGCACCTCATAGTTTTTCCAGCGAAAGCATACCCCCCAGCCAAGCCATGGTGGATGCTGAAGAAAGCTACCATTTTGTCGCTACCCACCAGCATCGTCTAGCAGAAAAACTCAAAGAACGATTGGGATATCTGGGCGTGTACTACAAACGCAACCCCGAAAATTTCTTTCGCCATTTATCGCGCTCCGAGCAAAAGAAATTCCTAGAAGAATTAGAATATAGATACCGAGAAATTATCATCAATTACTTTGCCGGGGACGATCGCACTGTCAATGCGAAAATAGACGAATTTGTTAACCTAGCCTTCTTCTCAGATATTTCCGCCACACAAATTGTCGAACTTCACATGAACCTGATGGACGAATTTTCCAAACAGTTGCAATTGGAAGGGCGCAGCGAGGAAATTCTCCTTGACTATCGCCTGACCTTAATTGATACAATATCTCATTTATGCGAAATGTATCGCCGCTCCATTCCCAGGGAATCTTCAGAAAGTGACTAACAATTGCTCCCAGCTTCCATCCGAGACTTTTTGGAGCTTGCCTGCAGCCACCCATTCTGTCCACCGTTCGCCTACCAGCATTGGAAAAAATCTATGAGGAGTTCTCGCAAAACCTATGTCCTAAAGCTTTACGTAGCAGGGAACACGCCCAACTCGGTTCGGGCACTCAAAACCTTAAAAAACATTCTCGAACAGGAATTCCAAGGCGTGTACGCCCTGAAAGTCATCGACGTACTCAAAAATCCCCAACTTGCGG
This window contains:
- the kaiB gene encoding circadian clock protein KaiB, whose product is MRSSRKTYVLKLYVAGNTPNSVRALKTLKNILEQEFQGVYALKVIDVLKNPQLAEEDKILATPTLSKILPPPVRKIIGDLSDREKVLIGLDLLYEELREDDTEM
- a CDS encoding circadian clock protein KaiA, producing the protein MFLPSDALAAEIDDRLGGERYAIERFSTETEFLNFVEHHKHYIDCLILQFTSSLPLVVQHLRDRATFLPAVVLATMPTPLHDTEGTQLENLSESLSATTHQMPPLSTSNAFPYTVYHNAEVVVAAEELDLLEAGMENAIAQFLKRAPHSFSSESIPPSQAMVDAEESYHFVATHQHRLAEKLKERLGYLGVYYKRNPENFFRHLSRSEQKKFLEELEYRYREIIINYFAGDDRTVNAKIDEFVNLAFFSDISATQIVELHMNLMDEFSKQLQLEGRSEEILLDYRLTLIDTISHLCEMYRRSIPRESSESD